A single genomic interval of Pseudomonas sp. FeN3W harbors:
- a CDS encoding (2Fe-2S)-binding protein, with protein sequence MARLQVNGQARDIEVPDDMPLLWALRDELGMTGSKFGCGVALCGACTVHMDGAPVRACITPVSTAAEHAITTIEGLQADRVGQVVQRAWLEQNVAQCGYCQAGQIMTAVGLLKSTPAPSEQQIEEAMSGNICRCGTYPRIRAAVQQAAQVLAQGDQ encoded by the coding sequence ATGGCGAGACTTCAGGTCAATGGCCAGGCCAGGGACATCGAGGTCCCCGACGACATGCCGCTGCTGTGGGCGCTGCGCGACGAGCTGGGCATGACCGGCAGCAAGTTCGGCTGCGGCGTGGCACTGTGCGGCGCCTGCACGGTGCACATGGACGGCGCGCCGGTCCGCGCCTGCATCACGCCCGTTTCGACGGCGGCCGAGCACGCCATCACCACCATCGAAGGCCTGCAGGCCGACCGCGTGGGCCAGGTGGTGCAACGCGCCTGGCTCGAACAGAACGTCGCCCAGTGCGGCTACTGCCAGGCCGGCCAGATCATGACGGCCGTGGGCCTGCTCAAGAGCACGCCGGCGCCCAGCGAGCAGCAGATCGAAGAAGCCATGAGCGGCAACATCTGCCGCTGCGGCACCTATCCGCGCATTCGCGCCGCCGTCCAGCAGGCGGCGCAAGTCCTTGCGCAGGGGGACCAGTAG